Proteins encoded by one window of Mycolicibacterium sp. ND9-15:
- a CDS encoding MmpS family transport accessory protein: MLTILKRFWVPVIVVVAAAGGALGVLQLRSVFGSDKVFSQPSSTENIVSVNVKQVTYEIFGPPATAGGVSFLDENAESQSVQFTSLPWTHTLTTTIPAVTAYVVAQGNSPDIGCRITVNGVVKEEQSSEGHDAQTFCLVKAA, from the coding sequence ATTCTGACGATTCTCAAGCGTTTCTGGGTGCCGGTTATCGTCGTGGTGGCAGCGGCCGGCGGCGCCCTGGGCGTACTCCAACTCCGCAGCGTTTTCGGCTCCGACAAGGTCTTCTCGCAGCCCAGCAGCACCGAGAACATCGTGTCGGTCAACGTCAAACAGGTGACGTACGAAATTTTCGGCCCGCCCGCCACAGCTGGCGGCGTCAGCTTTCTGGACGAGAACGCTGAGTCGCAGAGCGTCCAGTTCACCAGCCTGCCGTGGACGCACACCCTCACCACGACGATCCCGGCCGTCACCGCTTATGTGGTGGCGCAGGGCAACAGTCCTGACATCGGCTGCCGCATCACCGTCAACGGCGTGGTCAAGGAAGAGCAGTCCTCCGAGGGACACGACGCACAGACCTTCTGTCTGGTGAAAGCCGCATGA
- a CDS encoding MPT63 family protein, producing the protein MKFTKITSMFAATATAGFIGIPLAAAEPAEPEATQTGPTVQTQTLGTQGKLVDGAVIQGWTVTNLQPSSDAIPHQVNGTLWEATATDHAIQGSVTPIVSNLNARAADGQTYRALFGVASAQGVNPSTLAPGQETTGKVYFDVTGASPDSVVYNAGGQDLLVWTQPPASSSSSSSQATAAPAEAPATETTEGTEAAPEGTTAAPEGTTAAPEGTEAAPAATGTEVPEGSQGTPLPEGSQGTPLPEGSEGTPVEPAEAAPVPPAEGTPAQPAHGAPAPAGTEGAPQPAVSHGTPLPAGDQAQTPSTYAPTP; encoded by the coding sequence TTGAAGTTCACCAAGATCACCAGCATGTTTGCCGCAACTGCGACCGCCGGCTTCATCGGGATACCGCTGGCGGCCGCCGAACCTGCAGAGCCCGAAGCCACCCAAACCGGGCCCACCGTCCAGACCCAGACGCTCGGGACCCAGGGCAAGTTGGTCGACGGGGCCGTCATCCAGGGCTGGACCGTGACCAACCTCCAGCCGAGCAGCGACGCCATCCCGCATCAGGTGAATGGGACGCTGTGGGAAGCTACGGCGACCGACCACGCGATCCAGGGGTCGGTGACGCCCATCGTGTCGAATCTGAACGCCAGGGCCGCGGACGGTCAGACCTACCGAGCGCTGTTCGGAGTGGCCTCCGCGCAGGGCGTGAACCCGTCCACGCTAGCCCCGGGACAGGAGACGACCGGCAAGGTCTATTTCGACGTCACCGGCGCGAGCCCCGACAGCGTGGTGTACAACGCCGGCGGACAGGATCTGCTGGTGTGGACCCAGCCACCCGCCTCGAGCTCGAGCAGCTCGTCGCAGGCGACAGCCGCACCCGCGGAGGCCCCGGCCACCGAAACTACGGAAGGCACGGAGGCCGCTCCGGAAGGCACGACCGCCGCTCCGGAAGGCACGACCGCCGCTCCGGAAGGCACGGAGGCCGCTCCTGCCGCAACAGGTACCGAGGTACCCGAAGGCAGCCAGGGCACCCCGCTTCCTGAGGGCAGCCAGGGCACCCCGCTTCCCGAAGGCAGCGAGGGCACGCCGGTCGAGCCCGCCGAAGCCGCTCCGGTTCCGCCCGCGGAGGGCACACCTGCTCAGCCTGCCCACGGCGCGCCGGCTCCGGCCGGCACCGAGGGCGCCCCGCAACCTGCGGTAAGCCACGGCACCCCGCTACCCGCGGGTGACCAGGCGCAGACCCCGAGCACCTACGCGCCCACTCCCTGA
- a CDS encoding MaoC family dehydratase gives MPINLDEALGAELPAAEFSWTSSDVQLYHLGLGAGTDPMNKRELRYLTDETPQVLPTFGNVAQSFHMTDPPTVKFPGIDIELSKVLHASEAVTVPGPIPPAGTGIAVTRFTDIWDKGKAAVIWSETTVTAPDGTLLWTQKRSIFARGEGGFGGERGPSTSSEPPQRNPDLELAIPVSPQQALLYRMCGDRNPLHSDPDFAAAAGFPRPILHGLCTYGMTCKAMVDALLGGDTAQVGNYGARFAGVVFPGETLKASVWKDGDGFVARVTAPERDDAVALAGVELTPASAA, from the coding sequence ATGCCCATCAATCTCGACGAGGCGCTCGGCGCTGAGCTTCCCGCCGCCGAGTTCTCGTGGACGAGCAGCGACGTCCAGCTCTACCACCTCGGGCTGGGGGCCGGCACCGACCCGATGAACAAGCGCGAACTGCGCTACCTGACAGACGAAACCCCGCAGGTGCTACCGACATTCGGTAATGTCGCGCAAAGCTTCCACATGACCGACCCTCCGACGGTGAAGTTCCCCGGCATCGACATCGAGCTCTCCAAGGTGCTGCACGCCAGCGAGGCCGTGACGGTACCGGGCCCGATCCCGCCGGCGGGCACCGGGATCGCGGTCACGCGCTTCACCGACATCTGGGACAAGGGCAAGGCCGCGGTGATCTGGTCGGAGACCACGGTGACGGCGCCCGACGGCACACTGTTGTGGACCCAGAAACGCTCGATCTTCGCCCGCGGCGAAGGCGGCTTCGGCGGGGAGCGCGGACCGTCTACGTCATCGGAACCGCCGCAGCGAAATCCCGACCTCGAACTGGCCATCCCGGTGTCGCCCCAGCAGGCGTTGCTCTACCGGATGTGCGGGGACCGCAACCCACTGCACTCCGATCCGGACTTCGCCGCCGCCGCGGGCTTTCCGCGCCCGATCCTGCACGGTCTGTGCACTTACGGCATGACCTGCAAGGCGATGGTCGACGCCCTGCTCGGCGGCGACACTGCCCAGGTCGGCAACTACGGTGCCCGCTTCGCCGGTGTGGTGTTCCCCGGCGAGACGCTCAAGGCAAGCGTCTGGAAGGACGGCGACGGCTTCGTCGCGAGGGTGACCGCACCCGAGCGTGACGACGCGGTAGCCCTTGCCGGTGTGGAGTTGACCCCGGCCTCAGCGGCCTAA
- the kstD gene encoding 3-oxosteroid 1-dehydrogenase has protein sequence MFYMSGQEYDVVVVGSGAAGLVAALTAAHQGLSTVVVEKAAHYGGSTARSGGGVWIPNNEVLERDGVKDTADAARTYLHNIIGDVVPAEKIDTYLDRGPEMLSFVLKHSPLKLCWVPGYSDYYPETPGGKPTGRSVEPKPFDARKLGADLPGLEPPYGKVPLNVVVMQQDYVRLNQLKRHPRGVLRSLKVGARTMWAKATGKNLVGMGRALIAPLRIGLRDAGVPVRLNTALTDLYVVDGVVRGIYVRDASAPESVEPELIRARRGVILGSGGFEHNEQMRVKYQRAPITTEWTVGAKANTGDGIIAAEKLGAALDIMEDAWWGPTVPLVGAPWFALSERNSPGSIIVNMAGRRFMNESMPYVEACHHMYGGQYGQGPGPGENIPAYLVFDQQYRDRYIFAGLQPGQRIPTKWLESGVIVTADTLEELAEKTGLPVEAFKATVERFNGFARSGLDEDFRRGESAYDRYYGDPTNKPNPNLGEITHPPYYAAKMVPGDLGTKGGVVTDVHGRALRDDGSVIEGLYAAGNVSAPVMGHTYPGPGGTIGPAMVFGYLAALHIAGKA, from the coding sequence GTGTTCTACATGAGTGGTCAGGAGTATGACGTCGTTGTGGTGGGGAGCGGCGCGGCCGGTTTGGTCGCTGCGCTGACCGCAGCCCATCAGGGACTTTCCACAGTAGTCGTCGAGAAGGCTGCACACTACGGCGGTTCCACTGCGCGGTCAGGTGGTGGTGTGTGGATCCCGAACAATGAGGTCCTAGAGCGCGACGGCGTCAAGGACACGGCCGACGCCGCCCGCACCTACCTGCACAACATCATCGGTGACGTCGTCCCCGCCGAGAAGATCGACACCTATCTCGACCGCGGCCCGGAGATGCTGTCGTTCGTGCTCAAACACTCACCGTTGAAGCTGTGCTGGGTGCCCGGCTACTCCGACTATTACCCCGAGACGCCGGGCGGGAAGCCAACGGGCCGTTCCGTGGAACCCAAGCCATTCGACGCGCGCAAGCTCGGCGCCGACCTGCCGGGCCTGGAGCCGCCATACGGCAAGGTCCCGCTCAACGTGGTCGTCATGCAGCAGGACTACGTCCGGCTCAACCAGCTCAAGCGTCATCCCCGCGGCGTGCTGCGCAGCCTCAAGGTCGGTGCGCGCACGATGTGGGCCAAGGCCACCGGCAAGAATCTGGTCGGCATGGGCCGGGCGCTGATCGCACCGTTGCGTATCGGTCTGCGCGACGCGGGCGTGCCCGTGCGGCTCAACACGGCGCTGACCGATCTCTACGTCGTGGACGGCGTCGTCCGCGGTATCTACGTTCGGGACGCTTCGGCACCGGAGTCCGTTGAGCCCGAGCTGATCCGGGCGCGCCGCGGTGTGATTCTCGGCTCGGGCGGCTTCGAGCACAACGAGCAGATGCGGGTGAAATACCAGCGCGCCCCGATCACCACCGAGTGGACGGTGGGCGCCAAGGCCAACACCGGTGACGGCATCATCGCCGCCGAGAAGCTGGGCGCCGCGCTCGACATCATGGAGGACGCGTGGTGGGGCCCGACGGTGCCGCTGGTGGGTGCGCCGTGGTTCGCGCTGTCGGAACGCAACTCGCCGGGTTCGATCATCGTCAACATGGCGGGCAGACGGTTCATGAACGAATCGATGCCCTATGTCGAGGCGTGCCACCACATGTACGGAGGCCAGTACGGGCAGGGACCGGGCCCCGGCGAAAACATTCCGGCGTACCTGGTGTTCGACCAGCAGTACCGCGATCGCTACATCTTCGCCGGACTTCAACCCGGACAACGGATTCCGACTAAGTGGCTGGAGTCGGGCGTGATCGTCACGGCGGACACGCTCGAGGAGCTGGCGGAGAAGACCGGGCTGCCGGTGGAGGCGTTCAAGGCAACGGTCGAGCGCTTCAACGGCTTCGCCCGGTCCGGTCTCGACGAGGACTTCAGGCGCGGCGAGAGCGCGTATGACCGGTACTACGGCGATCCGACCAACAAGCCCAATCCCAACCTGGGCGAGATCACCCACCCGCCCTATTACGCGGCCAAGATGGTGCCCGGCGACCTGGGCACCAAGGGTGGCGTCGTCACCGACGTGCATGGCCGTGCCCTGCGCGACGACGGGTCGGTGATCGAAGGACTCTATGCTGCAGGCAATGTCAGCGCGCCGGTGATGGGGCACACTTACCCCGGTCCAGGCGGGACCATCGGCCCAGCGATGGTGTTCGGTTACCTTGCAGCACTGCATATCGCCGGAAAGGCTTGA
- a CDS encoding 2-keto-4-pentenoate hydratase, translating into MLTDQVRQQLAADLAQAERSRVPIAPLTDAHPDIDVVDAYEIQLINIRQRVAEGARVIGHKVGLSSKAMQQMMNVDEPDYGHLLDEMAVSEQTPVKSADYLYPRVEVEVGFILADDLPGAGCTEDDVLAATAAFAPAIELIDTRIKDWKIKLCDTIADNASSAGWVLGENRVSPKDIDIRAITATLTRNGEVVAKGRSDAVLGNPVTAVAWLARKVDSFGVRLKAGDIVLPGSCTKAFDATPGAQYVADFAGLGSVRLDFE; encoded by the coding sequence ATGCTCACTGACCAGGTGCGCCAACAGCTGGCCGCCGACCTCGCACAGGCCGAGCGCAGCCGGGTCCCGATTGCACCGTTGACCGACGCACATCCGGACATCGACGTCGTGGATGCCTACGAGATCCAGCTGATCAACATCCGCCAGCGCGTCGCCGAGGGGGCCAGGGTCATCGGCCACAAGGTGGGGTTGTCGTCGAAGGCGATGCAGCAGATGATGAACGTCGACGAACCCGACTACGGGCATCTGCTCGACGAGATGGCCGTCTCCGAACAGACTCCAGTCAAGTCCGCCGACTACCTCTATCCGCGCGTCGAAGTGGAAGTCGGCTTCATTCTGGCCGACGACCTTCCCGGGGCCGGTTGCACCGAGGACGACGTGCTGGCGGCGACGGCCGCGTTCGCACCCGCCATCGAGCTGATCGACACCCGCATCAAGGACTGGAAGATCAAACTCTGCGACACGATCGCCGACAACGCGTCCTCGGCCGGTTGGGTGCTCGGTGAGAACAGGGTCTCGCCCAAGGACATAGATATAAGGGCCATCACCGCCACTTTGACCCGCAACGGCGAGGTGGTGGCAAAGGGCCGCAGCGATGCGGTGCTGGGCAACCCGGTGACCGCGGTCGCCTGGCTGGCCCGCAAGGTGGACAGCTTCGGGGTTCGCCTCAAGGCCGGTGACATCGTGTTGCCGGGGTCGTGCACCAAAGCGTTCGACGCCACTCCCGGCGCGCAGTACGTGGCAGACTTCGCCGGGCTCGGCTCGGTGCGTTTGGATTTCGAATAA
- a CDS encoding acetaldehyde dehydrogenase (acetylating) translates to MPNKASVAIVGSGNISTDLLYKLLRSEWLEPRWMIGIDPQSEGLARARKLGLETSHEGVDWLLAQSEKPDMVFEATSAYVHRDAAPKYAEAGIRAVDLTPAAIGPGVIPPANLHEHLEAPNLNMVTCGGQATIPMVYAVSRVVDVPYAEIVASVSSASAGPGTRANIDEFTKTTSAGVQNIGGAQRGKAIIILNPAEPPMIMRDTIFCAIPEDADHAAITASIKEVVAEVQTYVPGYRLLNEPQFDEPSVVNGGNHLVTVFVEVEGAGDYLPPYAGNLDIMTAAATKVGEEIAKEALTAAAGGGQA, encoded by the coding sequence ATGCCGAACAAGGCATCGGTCGCGATCGTCGGATCGGGCAACATCAGCACCGATCTGCTGTACAAGCTACTGCGCTCGGAGTGGTTGGAGCCGCGCTGGATGATCGGCATCGACCCGCAGAGCGAAGGGCTTGCCCGCGCCCGCAAGCTGGGGTTGGAGACCTCGCATGAGGGCGTGGATTGGCTTCTGGCGCAAAGTGAGAAGCCCGACATGGTTTTCGAGGCCACCAGCGCCTACGTGCACCGCGACGCGGCGCCGAAATACGCCGAGGCTGGCATTCGCGCGGTCGACCTGACACCCGCGGCGATCGGGCCCGGCGTGATCCCTCCGGCGAACCTGCACGAGCACCTCGAGGCCCCGAACCTCAACATGGTCACCTGCGGCGGACAGGCCACCATCCCGATGGTGTACGCGGTGAGCCGGGTCGTGGATGTGCCGTACGCCGAGATTGTGGCGTCGGTGTCGTCGGCCTCGGCCGGTCCGGGCACGCGCGCCAACATCGACGAGTTCACCAAGACCACCAGCGCCGGCGTGCAGAACATCGGCGGTGCCCAGCGGGGTAAGGCGATCATCATCCTCAACCCGGCCGAGCCGCCGATGATCATGCGCGACACCATCTTCTGCGCGATTCCCGAGGACGCCGACCACGCCGCGATCACCGCGTCCATCAAGGAAGTGGTGGCCGAGGTGCAGACCTACGTCCCGGGCTACCGGTTGCTCAACGAACCGCAGTTCGACGAACCGTCGGTGGTCAACGGTGGGAACCACCTGGTCACGGTGTTCGTCGAAGTGGAGGGTGCGGGCGACTATCTGCCGCCTTACGCTGGAAACCTGGACATCATGACCGCCGCGGCCACCAAGGTGGGCGAGGAGATCGCCAAAGAAGCGTTGACCGCGGCGGCCGGAGGAGGCCAAGCATGA
- the dmpG gene encoding 4-hydroxy-2-oxovalerate aldolase: MSTDGVYFNPIWDVRMTDTSLRDGSHHKRHQFTKDEVHAIVAALDAAGVPVIEVTHGDGLGGSSFNYGFSKTPEQELIKLAAETATESKIAFLMLPGVGTKEDIKEAQNNGGSICRVATHCTEADVSIQHFGLARELGLETVGFLMMSHTIAPEKLAKQARIMADAGCQCVYVVDSAGALVLEGVRDRVAALVAELGDDAQVGFHGHENLGLGVANSIEAVRAGAKQIDGSCRRFGAGAGNAPVEALIGVFDKIGVKTGIDFFDIADAAEEVVAPAMPAECLLDRNALIMGYSGVYSSFLKHAIRQSERYGVPAHQLLHRAGQRKLIGGQEDQLIDIALEIKREQDAAPAG; the protein is encoded by the coding sequence ATGAGCACCGACGGCGTCTACTTCAACCCGATCTGGGACGTCCGGATGACCGACACCTCGCTGCGCGACGGCAGCCATCACAAACGCCACCAGTTCACCAAGGACGAAGTGCATGCGATCGTCGCGGCGTTGGATGCGGCGGGTGTCCCGGTCATCGAGGTGACCCACGGCGACGGCCTGGGTGGGTCGAGCTTCAACTACGGCTTCTCCAAGACACCGGAACAGGAACTGATCAAGCTCGCCGCCGAGACGGCCACGGAGTCGAAGATCGCGTTTCTGATGCTGCCGGGTGTGGGCACCAAGGAGGACATCAAGGAGGCGCAGAACAACGGCGGCTCGATCTGCCGCGTCGCCACCCACTGCACCGAGGCCGACGTGTCGATCCAGCACTTCGGGCTGGCCCGCGAACTGGGGCTGGAGACCGTGGGCTTTTTGATGATGAGCCACACCATTGCGCCGGAGAAGCTCGCGAAGCAGGCGCGGATCATGGCTGACGCGGGCTGCCAGTGTGTCTACGTCGTCGACTCGGCCGGTGCGCTCGTGCTCGAAGGGGTGCGCGACCGCGTCGCGGCGTTGGTCGCCGAACTCGGTGACGACGCACAGGTGGGCTTTCATGGCCACGAGAACCTCGGGCTCGGCGTCGCCAACTCGATCGAGGCGGTGCGCGCCGGTGCCAAGCAGATCGACGGGTCATGCCGCCGGTTCGGGGCCGGTGCGGGTAATGCTCCGGTCGAGGCGCTGATCGGGGTGTTCGACAAGATCGGCGTCAAGACCGGTATCGACTTCTTCGACATCGCCGACGCCGCCGAGGAGGTCGTCGCACCCGCGATGCCTGCCGAATGCCTGCTGGACCGCAACGCCCTGATCATGGGCTATTCCGGGGTGTACTCGAGCTTCCTCAAGCACGCCATCCGCCAGTCGGAGCGCTACGGTGTGCCCGCCCACCAGCTGCTGCACCGTGCCGGCCAGCGCAAGCTCATCGGTGGCCAGGAGGACCAGCTCATCGACATCGCGCTGGAGATCAAACGCGAGCAGGACGCGGCCCCGGCCGGCTGA